ATATATACAACACTCGTTGTACTCATGGTCTATGGATTCATCAAATCCATTTGCGAACTTATAATTTTGCATTTGTTAAAGGCTAATTCCACAACTCGAACCTATGACCTCTAGGTTTCAAGGCGATAACTTTAACCATGGTCATTGCCTCTAGGCATACATTATAAACTAAAGTTGATGCCTCCATTTCTCAACAcaatacaatttttcttttgaaaaaatagcaacaacttaattaattaaaatggtcTGAGTGTTTAGTGAGAAAAACTCCATACCTATTTTTTCCAAACATTTTTACTCCCTTCAAATACAAATCCATTTCCAGAGGTCTCCAATATGAGTCGCTTGACATCCCATTAGCTTGCACTTCCCTTGAAATGGATATTTGGTTAAGTTTTATCCCATTTATGAGATCTTTTTGTCCATCCACAACTCTTTTGTCACACTCGCCATGGCCAGAGCTACCAGAAATTGTTAGTTTTTCTGAAGTATGTTCAACAAGACTTTTCAAAGATGCATAATACACTGTGTGGTTTTCTTCATCATCACGAGGCAATATTGAGTCCTCTTCcattgttgtaattactttATCTTGAAAAGACCATTGAGTTGAATTTTTCGACAAAATCCTAGCATCCTTTAACTGCGAGAAAATGAAACGGAGACCAATTCACAACCTTGTACagtgtttcaaaattaaacatataataaacataaataggGTGGAGCTTTTGAAAGAACATTCATACatatctccccccccccccctaacaCACCCACCCATCCATCCACACACAAAGCCTAAGGGAGGGGTCTAGGGCCTTTGACTACCCCCTGTAAATCTGTCTCAGCTTATCTTAGAGGTGTCATCATTTTTTCACAAACAATAAATATGGTCCAAATAAGATACTAGTACgggaaaatacatttttttaaattaaaaacaagtaaaagttttatattatttcttgtccttaacatgaaaatataaataaaaaaatacttaacatCCTCAAGttcaaataaagaagaagagaaagagtaCCATGAGGTAACATTGATCACTGCATGGTTTCTTATCACCTTCAGGTTCAAGCCAAACTGGTTGGTTTTCACTCTGTGAAGTAAATCACCAAATTAACTTATTTAGGGAGTTGGGAACATAAAATAAGTTGAAAAGAACATAGTGCATTGTTACTTACATGGTATACTAAAGGTTTATTAATGCCATGCATAGGACAATCAAAGATCTGGTTGAGGAAATTATAAAAGCATAAATAGACACAAAATATGTAATAACATATTAAACACCATGGCAatgaaaataatgttaaaaggataatattttaatatgtacCAGACATTGTCGACATAAAAGATTATTGAAAGTTTCTAAAGTAACACTCAAGCTTTTTTCCAAACATAATCCAAGATGATTTTCACATCCTCTACAATGACAATCTTCACAATGTTGGTCTAGAATCTCCATATTCTTTTCCTTGAGTTTTTCATACCTCTCCTGCATAATTTGGTGTGGGGAAGGGGGGATCCCCCAAACATAAAAACGGTTGTTCAAAATTTTCATGGtgcaaattattttaacaataattaattatgaataacaaccatcaaacatataatcatgtCCATAAGTTATTATAGGTTACCTGAATTTCTGAATTAGTAGtcttaacaaattttttaacgACATTCAATACCTCCTCAGTACACCCATATTCTTCAAGCGTCATCCTAATATTCAAGAgccaatataacaattttataatagAGAAGCTTCAAACATTtgaataaagaacaaaaattatgtaaaatgaatttaaatttgatattaaatgtAAATATCATGTGTAACGATGATAAATGtcttattttctatttcctAAGTAAGGAAAACCACTAAAGGACTAGCAAGCCTTGTATCTTACTTGACAAACAAATatgtaaatttgtttttatgtaAATTAAGGATTTATATGTTTCATAGCAAAAATTAGAATCAAGATCTCTAGctcttattgtaatttttttcttcccagaaaaataaaattattaaatgcttGTACAACATCTCCATTTTTATTTACCGCAAAAATTTGTCTTCAACCTCAGTGAATTCATGTTTGACATCCTCGGGATCTACTATCTCTTCCTCATTGTCACTGCATATCACCATTTCacctttatttttatcatggtaCATTTGGTATTTCCCGATAACCGATTGATCATCGACCATTCTCTCATTTCTGTTCAACatgaaaaatcttaaaaattgaaaaatgataaacacaacatgcatatggatttatcaataatatttgACTTGAAAGTttctatttgaaaagaaaatgcaattcaAGAAGCATGTATTTTTTCTTATGACAAAAATTGCATTGCATTCCTAGGTCATCTatttggacaaaaaaaaaatgaaacttgaAAGTCAAACGCACCTAGCCACGTATACCCAAGATGTATATTGTGGTAATTTATCCGTGTGTGGAATCCTAATGCTTTTTGTTGGTGATAAGTCAACATTGTTGATTTGATTCTTCTCCACAATACCTTTAGGAAAGCCACTTAATTTACATAAAGGATTGTGAATTCTTGAAGAAAGCATATTGACATTTTTCTCGGTTTCCAAAGACCCCCTTTCAAATATTATTGACATgactattgaaaacaaaagctcaagATGCTCCCAATGTCTTTGAATTTTTTCCTGTGAAAACACAACTGAGATTAATTGCATGCTAACTAGCAATCTATACAAAATAAACCCTTCTCAACTAGGAGCAAGTAGAGGCATTGGCTCCCCTCCTTCAAGCTTTCTAtatgtgtctgtgtgtgtgtgtgtgttttagtCTCCATGAATgcttttttatagttttaatgcacaatgtgacaatttttttactacaagagaaattaaaaaagaacattttttGAAATGGAGGGACTAAAagcatataaatataaatttacaataCCAAAAACACCAATGACGTAAATTCGAGGaatcaaaaacattttttaattatgctcataaataacttttaaaaaatagaaaattatttttgaaaacattaaaCAAACAAGGACCATACTTTGACTGATTGCCCTCTCTCAACAAGGATTTGATTAGTTAATTGTTTAATCTTGGTCTTCAAGGTTCTTCTAACAACATCTTTTGCCTCTCCATGTTGTTCCTGCCAATGTCATAACATGCAATATGAGCTTACACATATTACTACAAAAGTTCAAATACACAAAActgcatatatttttataaaaataaaataaaataaaatttgcctCTACTACATCAGGTTTGGCTGTGGCAAAAGAAATAGGTAATGAATGCAAAGTTGGATCCTTAAGcattaaagcaaaaaaaatatcaacaaaacGCAGAGCAAAATTCATTATCTCATATGTTATTTGTACCGTGTGCGCGCACAAAGATAGAGGAACAAAGTTGTTTAGATTCATGCTTCAATATCCAATTAAATACAAGAAAATATACTATCATGTAGGTCTAATTTTGAACTATGTATCATTGCGATACGGTCCCAAAGaaatgaaataagaaaaaaaaaacagagaacaaaataaaacatataaaggaAAGCAAAAGAACAAAGGCGTAGGGAAAGAGATACATACCCGATGTTTAGAAGTAGAGTCAATAGTTTTTTCCCCCATGGATCCGTGCAAAGATTGATTAgaagagaagaggtgagaggattGAATGGAAAAAGTGATGAAAAAAGTGAATTGAACAAAGTAAATGATAATAACGTTCTTCAAATCTCCGTtgttatatcatcaacattgcGTAATACTTTGTCGTTTTAtgtgtgatttttttctttgtataaccAATACGGGACTGTCACTCTCAACTTGAAcgtttttttcataataatattttttatacatagtaATTTAACACGGTATTATGAGATTTACAACACTCACACATTTTGTTCAATTAACTGTGCCATATCCCGTTggtttttttatagtaatatttgaaaatagtTTTTGTGTGCAATGAGTCTAGGAATTTTTATACTACAAgttaaaaaaacacatattgttaaaataactttaaagaTGTATTATAAAGTCAACCAATTTACTGATTTAGGGTTCTTTTAGGAGATTTTGGATTTGAAATATGTCTTTTTTAAACACGGTCATTTGTAACGCTTTTTAATTGAAACTTTAATaggaatttattaaataaaatttaatgaatttaatatattaataaaatataaaaggtatTTATCATTCTcctcattaaatattttatttgaatgaattTTTCTCACATTTGAATGATTATTAAAAGAAAGATAATTAAATGGTAAAATTGCACTTTTGATCCCCTAGTTTATTTCCAATTTCGGATTTGgtccccctataatttaatttacaaatttgatCCTCCGATTTTATAAATCCCTGCAAAATTGGTCTTGGAAGCCCAATTTGGAcgttgactgtcacgtgtcaatGTCACATGTCAATACCACGTGTCAACGTCTAAGTGGTTCCTGTAAAAACCTCTTTTTTTGTTGGTAAAATTACACTTTTGATCCTccagttttactccaatttcgattttgatccccttataatttaattcacatatTTGGTCATCCAGTCTTATAAAtccatttataaattttaaacaaaaatatcattgtcaTAATTTCTTCTAATCTTTGATAAATTTCTTTTGTGAAACTCCCTGTCCttcaaaaaaattgtaagtttatttaatacattattAAACTCTCTTTTAGtgtaaaatttgttatttcAAGACAAactgttttatatattaaaagatcaaaataagatttttttatagagatgtttatgtcattttataaatatatttaacttttttttttcattttcattcttacGAGACAACTTATAAAATCACCTCAATTTTCATaagttttcttctctttccctCACTTTCTTTCTTAAACTAAACATATCATAACTCTAAGgagttaattacaaaaattattcaagattaaggaacaaattataaatttttttaatttaaggacctaaacaaaattttccaaaaaagCTCATGAacctataaatatattaaaacataaaaatattataatttttattaactgtggttaaaaaattgtttataattaacatattaattatactaataataattattagttattaatctaatatgttaaccaaaattgttaatttataaagttataaaactaagcattataattaaaaattagaataatcaaaattatagatttaaaaaattaaaaaaactaatataacaATTTAGTTTGCATAAAAAACcatgacttaaatatatttttagtttttaggatttaacattttttttctcatcttataatttttattcatttcaaaatatatatttttagtccttaaatagtatatttttttcctgttgagaatcaaaaacaaaataaaactaaattgtGAAGACTAATAAAAAAGGCATTTAaagctaaaattaattatttaagccGAAAAGAGCATCCGACTCGTGCTTGCTCTCTCTGTGGTTTTGGGTCTCTCTCACTCACAGGCACAGCAACAGCACCATGGAAGGCGCAACGATGTTACTGTTGTCGCCAATATCGAGCTGCAACGTGCGCAGTAAGCATTTAAACTACTCACTCAGAAGGCGTAGCTGTTATTCTTCTCCCAGGGCACTGAAAATAGTGAGCATGGCGAAGGAGGGAAGCGACACCGGCAACGGCGTGGTAGAAAAAGCAGCCATAGCGGGTGGATTGATCTCAACCCCAGTAATTGCTTGGTCTCTCTATACTCTCAAAACAACAGGGTGCGGTCTTCCCCCAGGACCAGGTGGGTCAATTGGAGCATTGGAGGGTGTGAGCTACCTCGTGGTAGTGGGCATAGTGGGTTGGAGCTTGTACACTAAAGCCAAAACCGGTTCGGGACTTCCCAACGGTCCTTTCGGGTTGTTGGGTGCCGTGGAAGGATTCTCCTATTTGGCATTGGTTGCGATTGTGGTCGTGTTCGGGTTGCAATTCCTTGACAAGGGTTACATCCCTGGTCCTCTCCCCGCCGATCAGTGCTTTGGCTAGCTACCTTCTTCATTCGCTTCTCTTGCTTTCGATAATGTAATAATAATGTCAGCCACTACAATTCTATCCTGGATGGATAAGGTCGCACCGTCTT
The nucleotide sequence above comes from Glycine soja cultivar W05 chromosome 11, ASM419377v2, whole genome shotgun sequence. Encoded proteins:
- the LOC114375690 gene encoding histone-lysine N-methyltransferase EZ1-like, coding for MGEKTIDSTSKHREQHGEAKDVVRRTLKTKIKQLTNQILVERGQSVKEKIQRHWEHLELLFSIVMSIIFERGSLETEKNVNMLSSRIHNPLCKLSGFPKGIVEKNQINNVDLSPTKSIRIPHTDKLPQYTSWVYVARNERMVDDQSVIGKYQMYHDKNKGEMVICSDNEEEIVDPEDVKHEFTEVEDKFLRMTLEEYGCTEEVLNVVKKFVKTTNSEIQERYEKLKEKNMEILDQHCEDCHCRGCENHLGLCLEKSLSVTLETFNNLLCRQCLIFDCPMHGINKPLVYHSENQPVWLEPEGDKKPCSDQCYLMLKDARILSKNSTQWSFQDKVITTMEEDSILPRDDEENHTVYYASLKSLVEHTSEKLTISGSSGHGECDKRVVDGQKDLINGIKLNQISISREVQANGMSSDSYWRPLEMDLYLKGVKMFGKNSCLIAITLLPGLKTCLEVARYMFGGGELMTNGFIPSSIMEKNEKINAGCTDQEMSSRSRPQRKKGKPKKFNYSRKSAGLPPRWRKIAYGQNLCNKQYTPCGCHGICGKECSCLVNGTCCEKYCGCSKHCSNRFRGCRCTKSQCKSRSCPCFAANRECDPDVCQNCWVSCGDDSLGRLPRHEDAKCGNMNLLLGQKERILLAKSDVIGWGAFAKNPISKNVCLGEYTGELIPPKEAEKRGKLYDRINTSFLFNLNDQWVIDAFRMGDKLKFANHSSKPNCYAKVMLVGGDHRVGIFARENIKAGDEIFYDYGYDLDSAPLWALPPNEAAKKDKLVVSLSRTKKKEKKSVSFQ
- the LOC114374052 gene encoding uncharacterized protein LOC114374052 codes for the protein MEGATMLLLSPISSCNVRSKHLNYSLRRRSCYSSPRALKIVSMAKEGSDTGNGVVEKAAIAGGLISTPVIAWSLYTLKTTGCGLPPGPGGSIGALEGVSYLVVVGIVGWSLYTKAKTGSGLPNGPFGLLGAVEGFSYLALVAIVVVFGLQFLDKGYIPGPLPADQCFG